Below is a genomic region from Raphanus sativus cultivar WK10039 chromosome 4, ASM80110v3, whole genome shotgun sequence.
ttatttatttcggttaataatatttgtttattttgaaaaagtgcttgttaataatattttgagaaCTCATCAATAGAAAACTCTTGGATGTCCATGAGAATTTTCTTAGAAGGTATAATCCGTCTTCAAAAATGTTCTGTTTTGTTTGGATTCTAAGaatataaaagattatatatattaaaaaaattaaaaatatttcaaaacttgaTGGAAATCCTATTATAGTGTAAAAAACAATGTAATGTTCTAACGATTAAATGGTATGCATTGCATCAGTTATGACCAAACTAAAAATGAACGTGTAATTTTCTAGCTAGTGATATAATGACTTAGATCTTTACAAATTACATTCTAGTCTTATAGAATCATATGGttgatataatattataaattagtaCTGATAAACACGAAGTAACGATATTGTAACTTTTAATTATGACATATAGAACTTCTTTGAATTCGAAAATGAATAAAAGATATGTGTGAGTTTGGATATCACGATACATAATCTTCATAAAACGTTACTAGCTGTATGTAATATTAATGAATATACATTCATGATTAACCTAATATTATTTCTGATTTGAGATCTTTAATCAATCTTAACATATTCCAGTAGGAACCTGTAGCTAATCATTCTGAGCTGTATTAGTTTACGAAAATTAGTAATTATCTGAATAATGTACATGCATTCACGATTCTTAGTATTATTTTCTGATTTGAGATCTTTTATCAATCTTAAAATTCCAGTAGGGACCTAGCTAACCATTCTGATTTGAATTACTTTACAAAATTAGTAATGATCTGTATAATTTATAGAGAGGGTTGGGTTCTCAGGTGAACCACCAACATAGCATGTTGAGCTGTACCTTTTCCACGGAATTTTCTCTCAATATATTTGTTATGagtaactaatattttaaatcacatgtccatatattttatgatgaaaGTAGTGAAGAAGGGTTGACACCTCATTCCGGAAAATGTGATGAGATTGAGCTGTCTTTTTGTTGTAAAGATATGGTCGGGGTCAACTGTccattgaaaaaaaatatatatatatattatttttgaaaaagggttgtatatattttacatacaGTTCTATTCcaacattttttttggtaaaaaatgttaaatattattacCATGTTATAGTAGTTCTATTCTAAGATGTTATGTGAATACTAAACGACTTTGTGTTATGTTGCCATTGGTCCATGACCTTTTCTACaaataattatacaattattttaatgaaatataaaattagatagaaaaaaaatcacacaaaCTAGGGACTTATACTTACATTATTACATTATATAACCATATCACACGAATTTGGATCGGATTAGACCACACTATATCAGTTTTAACCATTTTAAAAcgattttaacaattttaaaatattttgataaaaaaaaccattttaaaatatttatattagatttttaaaaaattgtttcaacaATGACCAATTTACCACCTAGACATCCTGCATATACTGATTTTTAGAACATAAGTTAATGTACCATAAAATGAAGACGGCgttcttgtttatttttaaattcttatcTAGAAACGTATTGAGTACATATCACGGAAATTATGATAGAAACTACCCTTTTTCAGAATATGAGACATGGGAAGTAGCTTAATTCTATAGGTGTTATCTTTTCGTTTGTGTAATTGACTTTAGGTATTAAAATTTACACAGATAAATGAGTTAATAAGACATAAGAATCTGTGCTGGAATAACTCAAACGCTGCTGATGTTGTGAGTGTGATCGAATTTAATGTTTTGAACtgtttaatactccctccgtttcatattaagtgtcgttgtagggaatttttttcgttgcaaaataagtgtcgttttaagttttcaatgcaaaatttattaattttattatgcattttatttttctattggttgagatgtatgggtaatgatgtttttgtatggaaaatatgtaaaatttaatgatttcttaatacGTGTGTTtaactctaaaatgacacttattaagaaacagaagaagtatTGTGGTAGGACAAGTTATAATTAGCTATAACTTTGTTGtctaatatatacaaaaataattgaaCATGTAAGAAGTGATAATAGTatggaaaaaatatatatacaccatTTGTCATATGAATTAAGAAGTGAAGTATATTCATCAAGTTGGTATACATCATTTTATAGAATTAACATCTAACGAGCATCTGTCAGTCAATATCGGAACTCGGTAATATATTTCGGATGGGCGTTAACGCTAGTTTTTTAAAGTAATTCTTGGACGGTGTTCCAAATcttaaaacaaatcaaactatttaatggtaGAACCTAGTGGATTAAGCCACGTCCCCCACAAACCAAGCTAATCAGATGTGCAGTGTCCACCTACAATATTTGAAATCACTCTTCAAATCACCACTTAATTAATCTACTAGTATTTTACTAGTAACTTACCTCGTGTTTCACGTGAGTATTCATTTTTGTTGCTAAACACGCACATGAAACAGTAGTTTGTCAAAATTATCTGCGCCTCGTAACagttaaaattagttttatatccTAAGATCCACAGATCGCAATGCCTGCTTACCGCCCATTAATCATCATTAGGCCACTTCAAAACTCCCAACATCAAacatttactattattttaataatagatcATGAGTTGAcaagaaaaataatatcaactagatcttgatccgtgcgaccgcacgggtatttatcttctgtttttagttttttatattaaatgatgtatttgtaatatttgataataaatttatatcgaaaactaatttttgcagttatgacaaaaattaaaattaaaattttaataaaatattcttatataaattcagttatcctaattaaaatagtatagatgtgGGTCATAATTCTTtcaaattccaaatatttagaatttctattaatataaatttgttaaaaaataatcacactcggcatttaattttaaatcttaatttgggtgtactaaatgttatatttgtaaatgtaatcatattaaattaagtaattttatatttttgcgtTTAACGTAAAATGTATCACCGACAGTGGAGATCAcctaaacaaatctaacatttatatgattagatgtatgtgtaagatatataacaaacaaagtttttaaatgataagtatgaaaatacacaatatggttagtatgctattaaacatgatacgttacttataaaatttgtaagaataaataattgttagacttttaacaaatttgtgacatataaaaattaagattataatttgtaagaaaatgaaatgtaatataatatatatttgatctaactgctaattcattataaatgggcttacgtgttcaataattttcagattggattttgacaattagttttcataattactgtagactaatgagaaaatcaatggaaaataattttttgaaaataaataaattgattcagtttctatatcttgtagtagagatgggcgttcggatattcattcgggtttgattcaggtctctttgggttttagatttttggggTGAAAGGTTTTAGCCTCATTCGGTATTTATAATTTGGGTTCATGTTctggttcggataactcatttgaattgtttaaaagattaaaattcttaaaatataaaagtaaaaatttatataacaaataaatttgaataatgtatggcaaaaacttaaacttaacataaaaattgttttggttcgaatattaaaagatagtgaTCTCCTACCATATCATAtgctatttttattatcattaaatatggtaaacttagaattaggaaatgtatttattaaactgaaaagacagcattaatataattataaataatttcgaaattgatttagtagagaaagaaaattaaattttatattatgacaacacattaactcaactggaaaagacaacattaaaataggtaacttaatttatattaagacaacacattaactcaactggaAAAAACAAGCATTAAATTaggtagtttaatttaattctcagtggcatttAGGCGTAAATACTGTGCAATTTATAGGGTTAATCCATacgtgtacttctgttttaataaagtagaagTGTGTGTGCACGTAATCGAGTGCAATTTATTTATTGTATGTTAGTGACAATACCATTGATGTGAATGGCCTCTATATAAGAAGCGTGGTGGTCCTATACCATTTTGGAAACGAAGCTCTCAAAGCTTCTCAACAATGGCGACCATTCCTTCTCACAACCTTCTCACGAAGAACTATCACACTTCTCCGTCGTTTAAAACCACCACCTCCTCTGAACCTTCTTCGTTCATTCATCTCCCGGAGAAAAGATTCCGAGTAGCTACGAGAGCTTCTTCTCTAACGAGAACCAACGAGGCTTCTTTATCCGCCGTCATCTCCAGGCTGGAGCGCGAAAGGCAAGGATTAACCGACGGCGGCGGCGAACAGTGGCACACGGCGGAAGACTTCCGCCGGCGGGATAAGAAAACCGAGGAAGAGAGGAGGCTCAGAGACACGTGGCGCAAGATCCAAGGAGAAGACGACTGGGCCGGGCTAACCGACCCGATGGACCCGGTCCTCAGATCGGAGCTGATCCGTTACGGCGAAATGGCCCAGGCCTGTTACGACGCCTTCGACTTCGATCCTTCCTCGAGGTACTGCGGCAGCTCCAGATTCTCCCGCCACGAGTTTTTCGATTCTCTTGGGATGAACGGCTCCGGGTACGAGGTGGCGCGTTACCTCTACGCGACGTCGAACATCAACCTCCCCAACTTCTTCTCCAAGTCGAGGTGGTCAAAGGTGTGGAGCAAAAACGCAAACTGGATGGGATACGTCGCCGTTTCGGACGACGACGAGGCCACGCGTAACCGTCTCGGTCGCCGAGACATCGCGATCGCGTGGAGAGGGACCGTTACGAAGCTCGAATGGATCGCTGATCTCAAGGACTATCTGAAACCGGTATCCCGTAACAACCTCAGGTGCCCCGACCCGGCCGTTAAGGTCGAATCCGGGTTTTTGGAT
It encodes:
- the LOC108848709 gene encoding phospholipase A1-Igamma2, chloroplastic; translation: MATIPSHNLLTKNYHTSPSFKTTTSSEPSSFIHLPEKRFRVATRASSLTRTNEASLSAVISRLERERQGLTDGGGEQWHTAEDFRRRDKKTEEERRLRDTWRKIQGEDDWAGLTDPMDPVLRSELIRYGEMAQACYDAFDFDPSSRYCGSSRFSRHEFFDSLGMNGSGYEVARYLYATSNINLPNFFSKSRWSKVWSKNANWMGYVAVSDDDEATRNRLGRRDIAIAWRGTVTKLEWIADLKDYLKPVSRNNLRCPDPAVKVESGFLDLYTDKDTSCKFSRFSAREQILAEVKRLVEKYGDDDEEEELSITVTGHSLGGALAILSAYDVAEMGLNRSRSGKVIPVTVLTYGGPRVGNVRFKERLKELGVKVMRVVNVHDVVPKSPGLFLNERAPHAVMKMAEGLPWCYCHVGEELALDHQNSPFLKSSVDPSNAHNLEALLHLLDGYHGKGERFVLSSGRDPALVNKASDFLKEHFMVPPFWRQDANKGMVRNSEGRWIQAERLRSEDHHSPDIHHHLHQLRLLPS